One window of Robiginitalea biformata HTCC2501 genomic DNA carries:
- the gmk gene encoding guanylate kinase encodes MAGGKLIVFSAPSGSGKTTIVRHLLEQPNLNLAFSVSATSRPRRPKEKHGEHYYFMTVSEFKQHIKNGDFLEWEEVYRDNFYGTLKSEVERLWAEGKNVIFDIDVAGGLRIKKKFPDQTLAVFVKPPSVDELKIRLKKRSTESDEKINMRIAKASVELATAPQFDRIIKNYDLEVALKEARDLVAGYVGEAEPGENRAKTRDLDAGGNGTDAKNPS; translated from the coding sequence ATGGCAGGAGGAAAACTCATCGTATTCTCAGCCCCGTCCGGCAGCGGCAAGACCACCATTGTACGCCACCTGCTGGAACAGCCCAACCTGAACCTCGCCTTCTCGGTTTCGGCCACTTCCCGCCCACGGCGGCCCAAGGAGAAACACGGGGAGCACTACTATTTCATGACCGTGTCGGAGTTTAAACAACACATCAAAAACGGCGATTTCCTGGAATGGGAGGAGGTGTACCGGGACAATTTCTACGGCACCCTAAAAAGCGAGGTGGAGCGCCTATGGGCCGAGGGGAAGAACGTGATATTCGACATCGACGTGGCCGGGGGGTTGCGCATCAAGAAAAAGTTCCCGGATCAGACACTGGCTGTATTTGTCAAGCCGCCCAGTGTGGACGAGCTGAAGATCCGCCTCAAGAAAAGGAGCACGGAAAGCGATGAGAAGATCAATATGCGGATTGCCAAGGCATCCGTGGAGCTGGCCACCGCCCCCCAGTTCGACCGGATCATCAAGAACTACGACCTGGAGGTTGCCCTGAAGGAAGCCCGGGACCTCGTGGCCGGCTATGTCGGGGAGGCTGAACCGGGAGAAAACCGGGCGAAAACCCGCGATTTGGACGCCGGCGGGAACGGGACGGATGCAAAAAACCCTTCCTAA
- a CDS encoding DUF6503 family protein encodes MGYLQFFCLYVLVLLSPPALESQQITAPELLEKSIAYHDPQGQWGRLRADFEILAERPGGSDRLSTIHMDQAASLFRVRVEQEGVTKTYQVHGGHCRLWYQGEAGFPEETAASENLTCERASLLRDYYSYLYGLPMKLRDPGTVMEPEVNRADFHGKEYLVIEVRYEPGTGSDTWRFYFDPVTSALGAYQFFHDVAANDGEYILLEGEAAIGTMRVPEFRKWYRNDTGEYLGSDRLRPAGSRE; translated from the coding sequence ATGGGATACCTGCAATTCTTTTGTCTTTACGTCCTGGTTCTCCTCTCCCCGCCTGCACTTGAATCCCAGCAGATAACCGCCCCCGAACTGCTGGAAAAAAGCATCGCCTACCACGACCCGCAGGGTCAATGGGGCCGGCTCCGGGCGGATTTTGAAATCCTGGCCGAACGGCCGGGGGGATCAGACCGCCTCAGCACCATACACATGGATCAGGCTGCTTCCCTTTTTCGTGTCCGCGTGGAACAGGAAGGGGTAACTAAGACCTATCAGGTGCACGGGGGCCACTGCCGCCTGTGGTACCAGGGCGAGGCCGGGTTCCCGGAAGAAACAGCCGCATCGGAAAATCTTACTTGCGAACGGGCCTCCCTGCTCCGCGACTACTACAGCTACCTCTACGGCCTGCCGATGAAACTCCGGGATCCGGGTACCGTGATGGAGCCGGAGGTGAACCGGGCCGATTTCCACGGGAAGGAATACCTCGTGATCGAGGTGCGGTACGAGCCGGGTACCGGATCCGATACCTGGCGCTTCTATTTCGACCCGGTAACCTCTGCCCTGGGGGCCTACCAGTTCTTCCATGACGTGGCCGCAAATGACGGGGAGTACATCCTATTGGAAGGGGAAGCCGCAATCGGGACCATGCGGGTACCCGAATTCCGCAAATGGTACCGCAACGATACGGGGGAATACCTGGGTTCCGATCGGTTGCGGCCTGCAGGTAGCCGCGAGTAG
- a CDS encoding 3-keto-disaccharide hydrolase, with product MKKLLTGLAGMALLGACQQQPEQSTEPETAGGPEPIVHEEYQGEEPTEPEATEVYEPVPPKVDPYGQNGAPSDAIVLFDGGGFDQWQMVSDSSEVKWHLNDDGSMTVADKTGDIRTKQEFGDIQLHLEWRSPADVQRDGQNRGNSGVFLNGLYEVQVLDNNDNDTYVNGQVASVYKQHIPLAMASVPSGEWNTYDIIYHMPEFNEAGEKIRSGTLTVIHNGVLVQDHVELKGTTPYIGWPDNPAHGKGPLILQDHGDNSRVSYRNIWVREL from the coding sequence ATGAAGAAGTTACTTACCGGCCTGGCTGGAATGGCCCTGCTGGGAGCATGCCAGCAGCAACCGGAACAATCGACGGAACCGGAAACGGCCGGCGGGCCCGAGCCTATTGTCCATGAGGAATATCAGGGCGAGGAGCCTACAGAACCCGAGGCCACCGAGGTGTATGAGCCCGTGCCACCGAAAGTGGACCCCTACGGCCAGAACGGGGCCCCCAGCGATGCGATTGTTCTGTTTGACGGAGGCGGTTTTGACCAGTGGCAGATGGTCAGCGACAGTTCCGAGGTGAAATGGCACCTGAACGACGACGGCAGCATGACTGTAGCCGACAAGACGGGCGACATCCGGACGAAACAGGAGTTTGGCGATATCCAGCTTCACCTGGAGTGGCGCTCCCCGGCGGATGTGCAGCGCGACGGGCAGAACCGCGGGAACAGCGGGGTGTTTCTGAACGGGCTCTACGAGGTGCAGGTGCTGGACAACAACGACAACGATACCTACGTGAACGGGCAGGTGGCCTCCGTCTATAAGCAGCACATCCCCCTGGCCATGGCCTCCGTGCCGTCCGGGGAATGGAATACGTACGACATCATCTACCACATGCCCGAGTTCAACGAGGCCGGCGAGAAGATCCGCTCCGGGACGCTGACAGTGATCCACAACGGCGTGCTGGTGCAGGACCATGTGGAACTCAAGGGAACGACCCCCTATATCGGCTGGCCGGACAACCCGGCCCACGGGAAGGGACCCCTCATTCTCCAGGACCACGGCGACAACAGCCGGGTGAGTTACCGGAACATCTGGGTTCGGGAGCTCTGA
- a CDS encoding 3-keto-disaccharide hydrolase has product MRKLTLLACCFFAVIACKENKETPSEEVAESAETATPENEASDWIVLFDGTSFDGWKGYNQEGVPDTWSIEEGAMVFTPPAERPEGASYNLVTESKFENFVLSLEWQISEGGNSGVFWGVEELEQFGQPYQTGPEIQVLDNEKHPDAKAGTTHQAGALYDMIAPSEDVTRPVGEWNTMEITIDYAGETGKVVMNGTELLTFPLGNDAWDAMVADSKFDGWEGFGQYHEGKIGLQDHGDRVAFRNIKIKPL; this is encoded by the coding sequence ATGAGAAAACTGACATTGCTGGCCTGCTGCTTTTTTGCAGTAATCGCCTGCAAGGAAAACAAGGAAACACCATCCGAAGAAGTTGCGGAATCCGCAGAGACCGCAACCCCGGAAAATGAGGCGTCGGACTGGATCGTCCTGTTTGACGGGACATCTTTTGACGGCTGGAAGGGCTACAACCAGGAAGGGGTGCCGGACACCTGGTCCATCGAAGAGGGGGCCATGGTCTTTACCCCCCCTGCCGAACGGCCGGAGGGAGCCAGCTACAACCTGGTCACCGAGTCCAAATTCGAGAATTTCGTACTCTCCCTGGAATGGCAGATCAGCGAAGGGGGGAACAGCGGGGTGTTCTGGGGCGTCGAGGAACTCGAGCAATTTGGCCAGCCCTACCAGACCGGCCCGGAGATCCAGGTGCTGGACAACGAAAAGCACCCGGATGCCAAGGCAGGTACCACCCACCAGGCCGGAGCCCTCTACGACATGATCGCCCCGTCCGAGGATGTTACGCGCCCGGTGGGCGAATGGAATACCATGGAGATTACCATCGATTACGCCGGGGAGACCGGCAAAGTGGTGATGAACGGTACCGAGTTGCTCACCTTCCCCCTGGGGAATGACGCCTGGGATGCCATGGTGGCGGACTCCAAGTTCGACGGGTGGGAAGGCTTTGGCCAGTACCACGAAGGGAAGATCGGGCTGCAGGACCACGGCGACCGGGTGGCCTTCAGGAATATTAAAATCAAACCGCTATAA
- a CDS encoding sugar phosphate isomerase/epimerase family protein: MKTIKGPAVFLAQFVDDKAPFNSLDGMCKWASDLGYKGIQIPTWEHFLIDLDKAAESQDYCDELKGKVQSYGLEITELSTHLQGQLVAVHPAYDLMFDNFAPDAVKNNPKARTEWAVDVVKKAATASRRLGIKAHATFSGALLWHTFHPWPQRPPGLVEMGFEELAKRWKPILDHFDKEGVDVCYEIHPGEDLHDGDTFERFLEATGNHPRVNILYDPSHFVLQQLDYIEYIDHYHEFIRSFHVKDSEFNPTGKKGAFGGYNDWGDRAGRYRSLGDGQIDFKTIFSKLTQYGCDVWAVMEWECCIKSPEQGAREGAKFIQDHIIEATEKTFDDFAGGEIDKEMLRKILGQ, from the coding sequence ATGAAAACTATCAAGGGGCCGGCGGTTTTCCTGGCCCAATTCGTCGACGACAAAGCGCCATTCAACAGCCTGGACGGCATGTGCAAATGGGCCTCGGACCTGGGGTACAAAGGCATTCAGATTCCCACCTGGGAGCACTTCCTGATCGACCTGGACAAAGCGGCGGAAAGCCAGGATTACTGTGACGAGCTGAAAGGGAAAGTACAGTCCTACGGCCTGGAGATCACCGAGCTATCCACGCACCTGCAGGGGCAGTTGGTAGCCGTCCACCCGGCCTACGACCTGATGTTCGACAACTTCGCCCCCGACGCCGTCAAAAACAACCCGAAGGCCCGGACGGAATGGGCCGTAGACGTGGTAAAGAAGGCCGCTACGGCAAGCCGCCGGCTCGGGATCAAGGCACACGCTACTTTTTCCGGCGCACTCCTCTGGCATACCTTCCACCCCTGGCCGCAACGTCCGCCCGGGCTGGTGGAAATGGGCTTTGAGGAACTGGCAAAGCGCTGGAAACCCATCCTGGACCACTTCGACAAGGAAGGGGTAGACGTCTGTTACGAAATCCACCCCGGGGAGGACCTGCACGACGGGGATACCTTTGAGCGCTTTTTGGAGGCCACCGGCAACCACCCCCGCGTGAATATCCTCTACGACCCGAGTCATTTTGTACTCCAGCAACTGGACTACATCGAATACATCGACCACTACCACGAATTTATCCGTTCCTTCCACGTGAAGGATTCCGAATTCAACCCCACCGGGAAGAAAGGGGCGTTCGGCGGGTACAACGACTGGGGCGACCGGGCCGGTCGCTATCGCTCCCTGGGCGACGGGCAGATCGACTTTAAGACGATTTTTTCCAAGCTGACCCAATACGGGTGCGACGTGTGGGCCGTGATGGAGTGGGAATGCTGTATCAAGAGCCCCGAACAGGGCGCCCGGGAAGGCGCCAAATTCATCCAGGACCACATCATCGAAGCCACGGAGAAAACCTTCGACGACTTTGCCGGGGGGGAGATCGACAAAGAGATGCTCCGGAAGATCCTGGGACAATAA
- a CDS encoding toxin-antitoxin system YwqK family antitoxin has translation MYRIMTLLMLICGVISIEAQQPEPQFERTDDLVKATYYHENGAVAQTGFFRDGQLHGEWIMFDTSGKKVAIGQYDAGNKTGKWFFWEEDNLREVDYSDNAIVNVVNWNNGTRVAVNR, from the coding sequence ATGTATAGAATTATGACACTTTTGATGTTGATTTGTGGTGTGATTTCAATCGAGGCGCAACAACCTGAGCCGCAGTTTGAGCGGACTGATGACCTGGTGAAGGCTACATATTATCATGAAAACGGTGCGGTTGCCCAGACCGGGTTTTTTCGGGACGGCCAATTGCACGGGGAATGGATCATGTTTGACACTTCCGGGAAAAAGGTCGCCATCGGACAATACGATGCAGGTAACAAAACCGGAAAATGGTTTTTCTGGGAAGAAGATAACCTGCGTGAAGTAGACTACTCCGATAATGCTATCGTGAACGTAGTCAATTGGAACAACGGCACCCGGGTAGCGGTGAACAGATAA
- the nadD gene encoding nicotinate (nicotinamide) nucleotide adenylyltransferase: MKKTGLFFGTFNPIHIGHLIIANHLAEFSDLDQVWFVVTPRSPFKKKDSLLDDYHRFQMVYEAVREYPRLEVCDAEFKLPQPNYTIDTLTHLREKHGDSRQFSLIMGEDNLKGLHKWKNYEAILDYYSIYVYPRLGPGDIPEALRDHPAISRVDAPVMELSATFIRKQHAAGKNVRPLLPEAVWKYMDEMNFYR, from the coding sequence ATGAAGAAAACCGGCTTGTTTTTCGGCACCTTCAACCCGATCCATATCGGCCACCTGATCATTGCCAACCACCTGGCGGAATTCTCAGATCTGGACCAGGTGTGGTTTGTGGTTACCCCCCGCAGCCCCTTCAAGAAAAAGGACAGCCTGCTGGACGACTACCACCGGTTCCAGATGGTCTACGAGGCAGTCAGGGAGTATCCGCGGCTGGAGGTCTGCGATGCGGAATTTAAACTGCCCCAGCCCAACTACACCATCGATACGCTTACCCACCTGCGCGAGAAACATGGGGACTCCCGCCAATTTTCCCTGATCATGGGGGAGGACAACCTCAAGGGCCTCCATAAGTGGAAGAACTACGAGGCCATCCTGGATTACTATTCCATTTACGTCTATCCGCGGCTCGGGCCCGGGGACATTCCGGAAGCGCTCCGGGACCACCCCGCTATTTCGCGGGTGGATGCCCCGGTGATGGAATTGTCGGCCACTTTTATCCGGAAGCAACACGCGGCGGGGAAAAATGTGCGGCCCTTGTTGCCGGAAGCCGTGTGGAAGTACATGGATGAAATGAATTTCTACCGGTAG
- a CDS encoding inorganic phosphate transporter, with protein MGDDLYLYMIIALAILAISDLVVGVSNDAVNFLNSALGSKAISFRTIMIVASIGIAFGAMSSSGMMEVARKGIFVPGEFMFSEIMIIFMAVMITDVLLLDFFNTLGMPTSTTVSIVFELLGAAVITSLIKMSAADESFLNLGNYINNDKAIEIILGIVLSVLIAFTIGALIQFLSRLFLTFEFQKKATWKASVFGGLAIAGIVYFILIKGLSSTNLFNGLVIDFVEQNTLLFLVGNAIVWSLVCGLLQSLAKLNIYQIIIVFGTFALAMAFAGNDLVNFIGVPIAAYQSFLDWSASGVGADNYAMDGLAAAVQTPTLLLLLSGVVMILTLWFSTKALFVTETEINLAREGEGEERFRPNYLSRQIVRLTVAAVETISSLPPEKVQAAISRRFERAPSYTSRVQAKEKPAFDMVRASVNLMVASVLISIATSMKLPLSTTYVTFMVAMGTSLADRAWGSESAVYRVAGVLNVIGGWFLTAITAFTGAGIVAYLIYLGGAWAIGLLFVLALVILIRNYLNHKKRSRELKEEYVLRRTESSTISEVIEDSADNVAVAIKRVNKIYTSSMEGLVKHDLNSLKKSTKHIRKLDTEVENLRESIFYFIKNLDEGSVKASNLYLQILRYLQDMTQSLEHISKSSYKHVNNNHKKLRFQQLRDLKETDSFVSGFFKEVQEIFSEGNFEELTQTLIRQEELLQRVDAKIRKQIERTRGDESSPKNTALYFNLLQETRDLLEATFKLMEIYDVNINKIELEL; from the coding sequence ATGGGGGACGACCTCTATCTCTACATGATCATTGCCCTGGCTATCCTGGCCATCTCCGACCTGGTGGTGGGGGTCAGCAACGATGCAGTGAACTTTCTCAATTCCGCCCTGGGGTCCAAGGCTATTTCCTTCCGTACCATTATGATCGTTGCGAGTATCGGGATTGCCTTTGGGGCCATGTCCTCGAGCGGGATGATGGAAGTAGCCCGGAAGGGAATTTTTGTGCCCGGGGAATTTATGTTTTCGGAAATCATGATCATCTTCATGGCTGTTATGATTACCGATGTCCTGCTGCTGGACTTTTTCAACACCCTGGGGATGCCCACATCCACGACAGTTTCCATCGTTTTTGAGCTACTGGGTGCGGCCGTTATCACAAGCCTGATCAAAATGTCCGCCGCCGACGAAAGTTTCCTGAACCTGGGGAACTACATCAACAACGACAAGGCCATCGAGATAATCCTCGGTATTGTCCTGTCGGTATTGATTGCCTTTACCATCGGCGCGCTGATACAATTCCTCTCGCGATTATTCCTCACCTTCGAGTTCCAGAAAAAGGCCACCTGGAAAGCTTCTGTATTCGGCGGGCTGGCCATTGCGGGGATTGTATACTTTATCCTTATCAAGGGACTGAGCAGCACAAACCTTTTCAATGGCCTGGTGATAGATTTCGTGGAACAGAACACCTTGCTCTTCCTGGTTGGCAATGCAATCGTCTGGTCGCTGGTATGCGGCCTGTTGCAAAGCCTGGCAAAACTGAATATCTACCAGATCATCATCGTTTTCGGGACCTTTGCCCTGGCCATGGCCTTTGCCGGAAACGACCTGGTTAATTTTATCGGGGTCCCTATCGCCGCCTACCAATCCTTCCTGGACTGGAGCGCTTCCGGGGTAGGGGCGGACAACTATGCCATGGACGGACTGGCTGCCGCTGTGCAGACGCCAACCCTGCTGTTGTTGCTGTCGGGCGTGGTGATGATCCTGACGCTCTGGTTTTCCACCAAAGCCCTTTTTGTTACGGAAACCGAGATTAACCTGGCGCGGGAAGGCGAAGGGGAAGAGCGGTTCCGCCCGAATTATCTGTCCCGGCAAATCGTCCGGCTCACTGTTGCGGCCGTTGAAACCATTTCCTCCCTGCCTCCAGAAAAGGTTCAGGCAGCTATCTCCCGAAGGTTTGAACGGGCCCCCAGCTATACGAGCCGGGTCCAGGCCAAGGAGAAGCCGGCCTTCGATATGGTCCGGGCATCGGTAAACCTGATGGTGGCCAGCGTCCTGATTTCCATTGCCACTTCTATGAAACTGCCGCTCTCCACAACTTATGTCACCTTTATGGTGGCAATGGGTACTTCCCTGGCCGACCGGGCCTGGGGCTCGGAAAGTGCGGTATATCGGGTTGCGGGCGTCCTTAACGTTATCGGGGGATGGTTCCTCACGGCCATTACGGCCTTTACAGGAGCCGGGATCGTCGCCTACCTGATCTACCTGGGTGGGGCCTGGGCTATCGGATTGTTATTTGTACTGGCCCTGGTAATCCTGATCCGGAATTACTTAAACCATAAAAAACGCAGCCGGGAGCTCAAGGAGGAATACGTATTGAGGCGAACGGAAAGCAGCACCATCAGCGAAGTCATCGAAGACAGCGCGGACAATGTGGCAGTAGCCATCAAACGGGTAAACAAAATCTACACCTCCAGCATGGAGGGACTCGTAAAGCACGACCTGAACTCCCTGAAAAAAAGCACGAAACACATCCGGAAACTGGATACAGAAGTCGAAAACCTCCGGGAAAGCATCTTCTACTTTATCAAAAACCTGGATGAGGGAAGCGTCAAGGCATCCAACCTGTACCTGCAGATTTTGCGGTACCTTCAGGATATGACCCAGTCCCTGGAACACATCTCCAAGAGTTCCTATAAACACGTCAACAACAACCACAAGAAATTGCGCTTCCAGCAATTGCGGGACCTGAAGGAAACAGATTCCTTTGTCTCCGGTTTTTTTAAGGAGGTCCAGGAAATATTTTCGGAAGGGAATTTTGAGGAACTGACCCAGACGCTGATCCGGCAGGAGGAACTCTTGCAACGGGTAGATGCAAAAATCCGCAAGCAAATTGAACGGACCCGGGGGGATGAATCGAGCCCTAAAAACACAGCCCTCTATTTCAACCTGCTTCAGGAGACACGAGACCTTCTCGAAGCTACCTTCAAGCTCATGGAGATCTACGACGTTAACATCAACAAAATCGAATTGGAATTATAA
- a CDS encoding YicC/YloC family endoribonuclease has protein sequence MIHSMTGFGKHVIQSPGKKITVELKSLNSKNLDINARVPQAYREKELVFRNRIARELERGKVDFSLYVELTGDQPSAEINGAIVKKYMEQLGELAEGDSQSFLAMALRLPDALRTEREEIDPEEFAAIEAALQQALSALKEFRRDEGKALENDFRQRIEAILSHLDAVDKRDTDRLAAVRERLQRAVAEIRENVDENRFEQELIYYLEKYDITEEKVRLAKHLEYFRQSLDSADSNGKKLGFICQEIGREINTIGSKANDAPMQRIVVQMKDELEKVKEQILNVL, from the coding sequence ATGATCCACTCCATGACCGGCTTCGGGAAACACGTCATCCAGTCTCCCGGAAAGAAAATCACCGTAGAACTCAAATCCCTCAACAGTAAAAACCTGGATATCAATGCCCGGGTGCCCCAGGCCTACCGGGAAAAGGAACTGGTCTTCCGCAACCGCATTGCCCGGGAACTCGAAAGGGGGAAGGTCGATTTCAGCCTCTATGTGGAACTGACCGGCGACCAGCCCTCGGCGGAGATCAATGGGGCCATCGTCAAAAAGTACATGGAGCAGCTAGGGGAACTCGCCGAGGGGGATTCCCAGAGTTTCCTGGCCATGGCGCTCCGCCTTCCGGATGCGTTGCGCACGGAACGGGAGGAAATCGACCCGGAGGAATTTGCAGCCATCGAAGCCGCCCTGCAACAGGCGCTGTCGGCCCTTAAGGAATTCCGGCGTGACGAAGGGAAAGCCCTGGAAAATGACTTCCGCCAGCGTATCGAGGCCATCCTTTCCCATCTGGACGCCGTTGACAAGCGGGACACGGACCGGCTGGCTGCTGTCCGGGAGCGCCTCCAGCGAGCCGTGGCGGAGATCCGGGAGAACGTGGACGAGAACCGCTTTGAACAGGAACTGATCTACTACCTGGAGAAGTACGACATCACCGAGGAAAAAGTGCGCCTGGCCAAGCACCTGGAATATTTCAGGCAGAGCCTGGACAGCGCGGATTCCAATGGCAAAAAGCTGGGTTTTATCTGCCAGGAGATCGGCAGGGAAATCAATACCATCGGTTCCAAGGCCAACGACGCCCCCATGCAGCGGATTGTCGTGCAGATGAAAGACGAGCTGGAAAAAGTCAAGGAACAAATCCTGAACGTACTGTAA